In Gossypium arboreum isolate Shixiya-1 chromosome 6, ASM2569848v2, whole genome shotgun sequence, the following are encoded in one genomic region:
- the LOC108486175 gene encoding zinc finger CCCH domain-containing protein 53 isoform X1 produces MDSYEATRIVFSRIQNLEPENASKIMGLLLIQDHGEKEMIRLAFGPEASLQSVILKAKKELGLPSNSPSTPSTPSSPSPFLANNQNPVNIPRQSSAASRLLPNGGVNLPSSLTIPTNLSTSSCTSSWSPLSELPNPDELISPSSGSLNPSSLPFYGNGGATDMVDEFQLQDQLAFLNESSPQLNPKNHDFFYPQPADLSSSSAAAAACGSTDAMGFPSYWGTSFHRRSSSVSDIVGAEDPASGFGWRPCLYFARGYCKNGNNCRFIHCGLGESGSVVGGADGATMVGSPNKIEMDQCHELLRSKSAQQQRLAAASQLMGSASFPYSPKGMNSFLQQQQNDTQRAAAAAALMMGDDMNKFNRSRLERNGFSMNGEAGMVNPASRQIYLTFPADSTFREEDVSNYFSIYGPVQDVRIPYQQKRMFGFVTFVYPETVKIILAKGNPHFVCDARVLVKPYKEKGKVPDKYRKQQQQQVERGEFSPCGTPTALDSRDPFDLQLGSRMFYNTQDLLWRRKLEEQADLQQALELQNRRLMGLQLLNVKKHHHHRALSSGSPIPSPTHSPNPFSQSLVLPQFHNSQEAPQENCSNPVLAVSTTASEKQAVSTTAIAKEPASVEENGTSKESPNCEDANLPESLEHNLPDNPFASPTKASGEFLSAFSNAEADRDVSVSASSVNSNWVSSTLLPANNALEIASFNSFNCQMPRFSSGHGTIGMYAGTGGPTCPVGI; encoded by the exons ATGGATAGCTATGAAGCAACCAGAATTGTGTTCTCAAGAATCCAAAACCTTGAACCAGAAAACGCTTCCAAAATCATGGGTCTACTGCTGATTCAGGACCATGGGGAGAAGGAGATGATTCGTTTAGCCTTTGGTCCTGAAGCTTCACTTCAGTCTGTCATCCTCAAGGCCAAAAAAGAGCTTGGTCTTCCTTCTAACTCTCCTTCTACACCTTCAACCCCATCATCTCCTTCTCCTTTCCTCGCCAACAACCAGAATCCTGTTAATATTCCAAGGCAAAGCTCTGCAGCTTCCAGGCTCCTACCCAACGGTGGAGTCAATCTGCCATCTTCTCTCACCATCCCTACTAACCTCTCTACTTCTTCTTGTACTTCTTCTTGGAGTCCTTTGTCTGAACTTCCAAACCCTGATGAGTTGATTAGTCCAAGCAGTGGGTCTTTAAATCCTTCTTCTTTGCCCTTCTATGGAAACGGAGGAGCTACTGATATGGTTGATGAGTTTCAACTTCAAGATCAACTAGCTTTCCTCAACGAAAGCTCACCGCAGCTTAACCCCAAGAACCATGATTTCTTTTACCCCCAACCCGCTGACTTGTCCTCGAGTTCAGCTGCTGCTGCTGCTTGTGGCAGCACTGACGCCATGGGGTTCCCCTCTTATTGGGGGACCTCCTTTCACAGGAGGAGCAGCTCTGTGAGCGATATTGTGGGTGCTGAGGACCCGGCTTCAGGGTTTGGGTGGAGACCCTGCTTGTATTTTGCTAGGGGGTACTGTAAAAATGGGAATAATTGTAGATTTATCCATTGTGGGCTTGGGGAGTCTGGTTCAGTAGTTGGAGGAGCAGATGGTGCAACCATGGTGGGTTCACCTAACAAGATCGAGATGGACCAGTGCCATGAGTTACTTAGATCTAAATCCGCTCAGCAACAAAGGTTGGCTGCTGCTTCACAGCTCATGGGTTCTGCTTCTTTTCCTTACTCCCCAAAGGGCATGAATTCGTTCCTTCAACAGCAACAAAATGATACTCAGAG GGCTGCTGCCGCTGCTGCTTTAATGATGGGTGATGATATGAACAAGTTTAACCGTTCCAGGCTTGAAAGAAACGGGTTTTCAATGAACGGTGAAGCAGGCATGGTTAACCCAGCTTCAAGACAGATCTACTTGACTTTCCCAGCTGATAGCACTTTCAGAGAGGAGGATGTGTCAAATTACTTCAG TATATATGGTCCGGTTCAAGATGTGAGGATACCATACCAGCAGAAGAGAATGTTTGGATTTGTCACTTTTGTTTATCCTGAGACCGTGAAGATCATCCTGGCTAAAGGGAATCCTCATTTTGTTTGCGATGCTCGGGTTCTGGTGAAGCCTTACAAAGAGAAAGGCAAAGTTCCGGACAAGTACAG GAAACAGCAGCAACAGCAAGTGGAAAGAGGAGAGTTCTCCCCTTGTGGTACTCCAACTGCCCTTGATTCTAGAGATCCATTTGACCTTCAGCTAG GGTCAAGGATGTTTTACAATACCCAGGACTTGTTATGGAGGAGAAAGTTGGAGGAGCAAGCTGATCTTCAGCAAGCCCTTGAGCTTCAAAATAGAAGATTGATGGGCCTGCAACTCCTGAATGTGAAGAAGCATCACCATCACAGGGCTCTTTCTAGTGGAAGTCCCATTCCATCACCTACCCACTCACCAAACCCGTTCAGCCAGTCACTTGTACTTCCTCAATTTCACAACAGTCAAGAAGCTCCACAAG agaattgttctaaccctgtgcTGGCTGTATCTACCACTGCTTCTGAGAAGCAAGCAGTGAGTACTACTGCGATTGCTAAAGAACCGGCCAGTGTTGAAGAAAATGGTACTAGCAAGGAGAGCCCTAATTGTGAAGATGCTAATCTGCCAGAAAG TTTGGAGCACAACCTTCCTGATAATCCTTTCGCATCTCCTACCAAAGCATCCGGGGAGTTCTTGTCTGCATTCTCCAATGCTGAAGCAGATCGGGATGTTTCAGTCTCGGCTTCTTCTGTCAACAGTAACTGGGTCTCTTCAACTCTACTTCCTGCAAATAATGCTTTAGAGATTGCatccttcaactctttcaactgtCAAATGCCCAG GTTCTCGTCTGGACATGGTACCATTGGTATGTATGCCGGCACAGGCGGCCCGACTTGCCCTGTTGGTATTTAG
- the LOC108483916 gene encoding probable glycerol-3-phosphate dehydrogenase [NAD(+)] 2, cytosolic, translated as MPGTSEEMNQNSRANGLIQNSNGSLEEKLDELRRLMGKTEGDPLRIVGVGAGAWGSVFTALLQDSYGHLRDKVLIRIWRRPGKIVDKATAEHLFEVINSREDVLRRLIRRCAYLKYVEARLGDRTLCADEILKDGFCLNMIDTPLCPLKVVTNLQEAVWDADIVINGLPSTETRVVFEEIRRYWKERITVPIIISLAKGIEAELEPEPRIITPTLMISRATGIPIENILYLGGPNIASEIYNKEYANARICGAERWRKPLAKFLRQPHFIVWDNGDLVTHEVMGGLKNVYAIGAGMVAALTNESATSKSVYFALCTSEMIFITHLLAEEPEKLAGPLLADTYVTLLKGRNAWYGQQLAIGGLSLEMGDSIKGKGMIQGVSAVKGFYELLSQSSLSVQHPEENKPVAPVEFCPILKMLYKVLITREFPLQAILDALRDETMYDPKDRIEIAQTHVFYRPSLLGHRP; from the exons ATGCCAGGAACTAGTGAAGAAATGAATCAGAATTCTCGTGCCAATGGCTTGATCCAGAACTCTAATGGTTCTTTAGAAGAGAAGCTTGATGAGCTTCGACGTCTGATGGGAAAAACAGAAGGCGATCCTTTGAGAATTGTTGGTGTCGGGGCAGGTGCTTGGGGTAGTGTTTTCACTGCTTTGCTGCAAGACAGTTATGGTCACCTGAGAGATAAGGTTTTGATAAGAATATGGAGGAGACCTGGAAAGATAGTTGATAAGGCCACAGCTGAACACTTATTCGAAGTGATCAATTCGAGAGAGGATGTGTTGAGGAGACTGATTAGGCGGTGTGCTTACTTGAAGTATGTTGAGGCAAGATTAGGCGATAGGACTCTGTGTGCAGATGAGATTTTGAAAGATGGTTTCTGCTTGAATATGATTGACACTCCTCTTTGCCCTTTAAAGGTTGTTACTAACTTGCAAGAAGCTGTTTGGGATGCTGATATTGTAATTAATGGCTTGCCATCAACCGAAACTCGCGTGGTGTTTGAGGAAATTAGAAGGTATTGGAAAGAAAGAATAACAGTGCCCATAATCATATCTCTGGCAAAGGGTATAGAAGCTGAGTTGGAGCCTGAACCTCGCATAATAACTCCTACCCTGATGATCAGTCGAGCAA CCGGAATCCCCATTGAGAACATTCTCTATCTTGGAGGACCTAATATTGCTTCAGAGATTTACAATAAAGAATATGCTAATGCTCGAATTTGTGGGGCTGAAAGGTGGAGGAAACCATTGGCAAAGTTCTTAAGGCAGCCCCACTTTATTGTGTGGGATAATGGTGACCTGGTTACTCATGAAGTTATGGGTGGTTTGAAGAATGTCTATGCCATTGGAGCTG GGATGGTAGCAGCTCTAACCAATGAGAGTGCCACCAGCAAATCAGTATACTTTGCACTGTGTACGTCTGAGATGATATTTATCACTCATCTCTTGGCAGAAGAGCCTGAAAAACTTGCTGGGCCTTTGTTGGCCGACACTTACGTAACCCTGTTGAAAGGTCGTAATGCCTGGTATGGGCAACAGTTGGCTATAGGGGGACTGAGCCTTGAAATGGGTGATAGCATCAAGGGGAAGGGTATGATTCAG GGTGTCTCTGCTGTGAAAGGCTTTTATGAGCTGCTTAGTCAGTCCAGCTTAAGCGTCCAACACCCTGAAGAAAACAAACCAGTTGCTCCTGTGGAGTTTTGCCCCATCTTGAAGATGCTATATAAAGTACTCATCACAAG GGAGTTCCCATTACAAGCCATCCTTGATGCATTAAGGGACGAAACCATGTATGATCCGAAAGACCGAATCGAGATAGCACAAACTCATGTGTTCTACAGACCATCCCTTCTCGGTCATCGGCCTTGA
- the LOC108486175 gene encoding zinc finger CCCH domain-containing protein 53 isoform X2 → MDSYEATRIVFSRIQNLEPENASKIMGLLLIQDHGEKEMIRLAFGPEASLQSVILKAKKELGLPSNSPSTPSTPSSPSPFLANNQNPVNIPRQSSAASRLLPNGGVNLPSSLTIPTNLSTSSCTSSWSPLSELPNPDELISPSSGSLNPSSLPFYGNGGATDMVDEFQLQDQLAFLNESSPQLNPKNHDFFYPQPADLSSSSAAAAACGSTDAMGFPSYWGTSFHRRSSSVSDIVGAEDPASGFGWRPCLYFARGYCKNGNNCRFIHCGLGESGSVVGGADGATMVGSPNKIEMDQCHELLRSKSAQQQRLAAASQLMGSASFPYSPKGMNSFLQQQQNDTQRAAAAAALMMGDDMNKFNRSRLERNGFSMNGEAGMVNPASRQIYLTFPADSTFREEDVSNYFSIYGPVQDVRIPYQQKRMFGFVTFVYPETVKIILAKGNPHFVCDARVLVKPYKEKGKVPDKKQQQQQVERGEFSPCGTPTALDSRDPFDLQLGSRMFYNTQDLLWRRKLEEQADLQQALELQNRRLMGLQLLNVKKHHHHRALSSGSPIPSPTHSPNPFSQSLVLPQFHNSQEAPQENCSNPVLAVSTTASEKQAVSTTAIAKEPASVEENGTSKESPNCEDANLPESLEHNLPDNPFASPTKASGEFLSAFSNAEADRDVSVSASSVNSNWVSSTLLPANNALEIASFNSFNCQMPRFSSGHGTIGMYAGTGGPTCPVGI, encoded by the exons ATGGATAGCTATGAAGCAACCAGAATTGTGTTCTCAAGAATCCAAAACCTTGAACCAGAAAACGCTTCCAAAATCATGGGTCTACTGCTGATTCAGGACCATGGGGAGAAGGAGATGATTCGTTTAGCCTTTGGTCCTGAAGCTTCACTTCAGTCTGTCATCCTCAAGGCCAAAAAAGAGCTTGGTCTTCCTTCTAACTCTCCTTCTACACCTTCAACCCCATCATCTCCTTCTCCTTTCCTCGCCAACAACCAGAATCCTGTTAATATTCCAAGGCAAAGCTCTGCAGCTTCCAGGCTCCTACCCAACGGTGGAGTCAATCTGCCATCTTCTCTCACCATCCCTACTAACCTCTCTACTTCTTCTTGTACTTCTTCTTGGAGTCCTTTGTCTGAACTTCCAAACCCTGATGAGTTGATTAGTCCAAGCAGTGGGTCTTTAAATCCTTCTTCTTTGCCCTTCTATGGAAACGGAGGAGCTACTGATATGGTTGATGAGTTTCAACTTCAAGATCAACTAGCTTTCCTCAACGAAAGCTCACCGCAGCTTAACCCCAAGAACCATGATTTCTTTTACCCCCAACCCGCTGACTTGTCCTCGAGTTCAGCTGCTGCTGCTGCTTGTGGCAGCACTGACGCCATGGGGTTCCCCTCTTATTGGGGGACCTCCTTTCACAGGAGGAGCAGCTCTGTGAGCGATATTGTGGGTGCTGAGGACCCGGCTTCAGGGTTTGGGTGGAGACCCTGCTTGTATTTTGCTAGGGGGTACTGTAAAAATGGGAATAATTGTAGATTTATCCATTGTGGGCTTGGGGAGTCTGGTTCAGTAGTTGGAGGAGCAGATGGTGCAACCATGGTGGGTTCACCTAACAAGATCGAGATGGACCAGTGCCATGAGTTACTTAGATCTAAATCCGCTCAGCAACAAAGGTTGGCTGCTGCTTCACAGCTCATGGGTTCTGCTTCTTTTCCTTACTCCCCAAAGGGCATGAATTCGTTCCTTCAACAGCAACAAAATGATACTCAGAG GGCTGCTGCCGCTGCTGCTTTAATGATGGGTGATGATATGAACAAGTTTAACCGTTCCAGGCTTGAAAGAAACGGGTTTTCAATGAACGGTGAAGCAGGCATGGTTAACCCAGCTTCAAGACAGATCTACTTGACTTTCCCAGCTGATAGCACTTTCAGAGAGGAGGATGTGTCAAATTACTTCAG TATATATGGTCCGGTTCAAGATGTGAGGATACCATACCAGCAGAAGAGAATGTTTGGATTTGTCACTTTTGTTTATCCTGAGACCGTGAAGATCATCCTGGCTAAAGGGAATCCTCATTTTGTTTGCGATGCTCGGGTTCTGGTGAAGCCTTACAAAGAGAAAGGCAAAGTTCCGGACAA GAAACAGCAGCAACAGCAAGTGGAAAGAGGAGAGTTCTCCCCTTGTGGTACTCCAACTGCCCTTGATTCTAGAGATCCATTTGACCTTCAGCTAG GGTCAAGGATGTTTTACAATACCCAGGACTTGTTATGGAGGAGAAAGTTGGAGGAGCAAGCTGATCTTCAGCAAGCCCTTGAGCTTCAAAATAGAAGATTGATGGGCCTGCAACTCCTGAATGTGAAGAAGCATCACCATCACAGGGCTCTTTCTAGTGGAAGTCCCATTCCATCACCTACCCACTCACCAAACCCGTTCAGCCAGTCACTTGTACTTCCTCAATTTCACAACAGTCAAGAAGCTCCACAAG agaattgttctaaccctgtgcTGGCTGTATCTACCACTGCTTCTGAGAAGCAAGCAGTGAGTACTACTGCGATTGCTAAAGAACCGGCCAGTGTTGAAGAAAATGGTACTAGCAAGGAGAGCCCTAATTGTGAAGATGCTAATCTGCCAGAAAG TTTGGAGCACAACCTTCCTGATAATCCTTTCGCATCTCCTACCAAAGCATCCGGGGAGTTCTTGTCTGCATTCTCCAATGCTGAAGCAGATCGGGATGTTTCAGTCTCGGCTTCTTCTGTCAACAGTAACTGGGTCTCTTCAACTCTACTTCCTGCAAATAATGCTTTAGAGATTGCatccttcaactctttcaactgtCAAATGCCCAG GTTCTCGTCTGGACATGGTACCATTGGTATGTATGCCGGCACAGGCGGCCCGACTTGCCCTGTTGGTATTTAG